TCAGGAATCATCCTAATTACCTCTGTGTCCTTCACCCCTGCACATCCATCACTTCCAGTCAGATCCTGGCAATACTCCATCTGCAATGTCTTTTGAATCTGCCCTCTCCTCCGGACCCCACAGTCACAGACCTGGGTTTCACCCTTCTGTTTCTTGCTTGTATTGCTTAAATAGCCCTGACCCATCTCGTCCAAGCCACTCACACTTCCTTCAAACCACCTACAAGGAGCAGTCAGAGTTATCTTTCTAAAGCACAAAGCTGATCTTGTCCTTAAAATCTTTCAATGGCTCCCCATTGTCTACCTACATGTTCAAGTCCAAGGGTCTTAAAATTTAGCAGCCCTCTGTGTTCCAAACTTCCTCACCACCATGTTTTTTCCAATGAGCTTCTCCTGGCCTtctacccccacctcccagcttgCCTTTCCCATTATAATGTGAATTCCTTGAGAGGAGGAACTAGATCTTAATCATCTCTACAGAGCTCAACACAGAGTAGGTTGGGTGAAGGAATGAATTTATTCTCAAGAAATCATGTGACTGAAGGGAAAGTCATATGAAGGAAACTTCACTGTAGCAACATTCATAATAAAGAAAAGTGCAAAAAACTAAGTGTTCAACAATAGAGAacttttattaattactagaggacTGGTGTGTGAATTAGacatcaggccgaaaccagctctctgacatcccctgaggggtcccagattgcgaggggtcccagattgctagagggcgcaggccaggctgagggacctcaccagtgcacaattggggccggggagggagtgggaggttggccagccagggagggactgcaggagggctccagggcatgtccagcctatctcactcagtcccaattggctggaccccagcagcaagctaacctaccgatcagagtatctgccccctggtgatcagtgcacatcatagcaagcagttgagtggccttagcatatcattagcatattacactttgattggttgaaaggccgACTGGtggaccggacacttagcatattaagcttttattatataggactaaagacccggtgcccaaaaatttgtgcacttgggggggtccctcagcctggcctgtgccctctcgcagtctgagaccccttgggggatgaccacctgctggtttaggccctctccctggggaattgggcctaagctggcagtccgacatcactctggcagcctgggagccctcaggggatatccacttgccagtggggagcaggcctaagctgtagtctgacatccttagtgctgctgaggaggcgggagaggctcctaccaccaccgctgtactggcagccatcagcctggcttgtggcagagcagagctcctcccatgtgagagcaacctgaccaccagagggcagctcctgcattaagcgtctgctccctggtggtcagtgtgtgtcatagtgatcagtcattcccagtccttctgctgttagagtcagtttccatattacccttttactatataagatagaggcctggtgcacgggtgggggccagctggtttgccctgaagggtgtcccggatcagggtgggggtcccgcttgggtgcctggccagcctggatgatgggatgatggctgtttgcagctggtcacacccccttcagggtgggggtcccgcttgggtgcctggccagcctggatgagaggatgatggctgtttgcagctggtcacatccccttcagggtgggggtccccactgaggtgcctggccagcctggatgatgggatgatggctgtttgcagctggtcacacacccttcagcgtgggggtccccactggggtgcctggccagtctgggtgaggggctgagggctattttcagtctggtgggtgactgaagctcccagcctctcctttttctttttctttttttattctaggattaatttatcttctatagctgtcactggagctgagagcaggctccagctctgaggccgttgccggctgacagcaggtacctgggtttgtttagattctataattgaaactctgttgccatcactggccgctctaagctctgaggccgcgctggctgaaagcaggtttctggggtttgcttaggttctataattgcaacattgtttcatccggagctcagagctgagctgtggcaggcggggaatgttgacttcctccctcactggagtaagcaagcctcatgttcatgtttgcttcagctgcctggctgcaggccgccatcttggttggcagttaatttgcatatctccctgattagccaatgggaagggtggcgaagttatggctaattaccatgtttcccttttattagataagactagaggcccggtgcacaaaaatttgtgcactcggggggggggaagagggatccctcagcccagcctgtgccttctcgcagtctgggacccctcgggagataacgacctgctggcttaggcctgctcccaggtggcagagggcaggcccaaaacctaggtgcagcccctggtcgggctcagagcagggctgattggggggttggggcgctgccccctgtcatgcacagagcagggaggatggggacattgtgatgccaccctcagtcaagctcagggtagggccgactggggggttggggcaccgccccctgtcacactaaaggcagggtcgatggggaggttgcggagccacccccatcacgcacagagcagggacaatgagggggttggggcgctgccccctgtcacgcacagagcagggcccatcagggtgttggggaactcccccctgtcacgcacagagcagggccaatcagggggttgaggagctccccactgtcactcacagagtaggacttataggggagttggggcaccgccccctgtcacacacagagcagggggttggggcacagcaccctgtcacactcagggcagggccgatggggaggttatggctctaccccgtcacacacaaagcagggcccatgtgtgtgtgtggcagggggtgggggggggttggggcaccgcaacctgtcacacacagagcagggccgatcaggggtttggggcaccgcaccctgtcacacacagagccgcagggcgatcagggggttggggagctcccccgtatcaggcacagagcagggctgatcagcgggttggggtgccttcccctgtcacaaacagagcagggtggatagggaggttgtggccccgccccctgtcacacacagagccgcagggtgatcagggggtttgggtgctcccccctgtcacgctgatcccggtgccgagaggcctcgctgctccgctgatcctggtgctgggaggcatattacccttttactatataggatagaggcctggtgcatgggtgggggccagctggtttgccctgaagggtgtcctggatcagggtgggggtccccactggggtgcctggccagcctggatgaggggatgatggctgtttgcagctggtcacacccccttcagcgtgggggtccccactggggtgcctggccagcctgggtgaggagctgagggctgttttcaggctggtgggtgactgaagctcccaactgctcctttttttctttttttcttttttttattctgggccagctttagctctgaggcttggctccagctcttaggcctcggctgctgaaagcaggtatctggtttgtttgggttctataatcgaaacactgtttcaactccagctctgagatcccagctggctgaaagcaggtttctggggttttgtttagcttctatatttgtaacaatgtttcaaactgcaagctcagaggccagcagcggcaggtggggaacgttggagtcctctctcactgaagcaagcaagcctcatgttcacttcaagctgcctggctgctggccgccatcttggctgacagttaatttgcatatctccatgattagccaatgggaagggtagtggaggtatggctaattaccatgtttctcttttattagataggatgggacaTCCATTTAATGGAATGTGATGCAGCTGTTGAAATACTAATTCTGAAGCTTATGTAGCaactcagaaaatatttgtagTGTAATAAAAGTAGAATAGAACATGGTCTGTACGCTAGgattaaaattatgtaaaagtatgcacacacacaaactgatCAGAATAAGAATAGGACCAAATGAATACAGATGATGTGTTTAAGGTGTTTGGGGAAGTACTGTTTGTGATTTTCTTAGCTCTTTCCAGATTCCATTTATTGTTGTTAAAATGTCATTTGTGCTTAAATGCAAGCTGACAGAGGAAAAATATACTGAAATGGGTGCTTTGATTTCATCAAGTCCTTTGATAAGCTGTGGTACAAACACAAACCACTGacctgggagacaaagaaaccaaccccccacccaacccccattCTTAATTGGCTGTGTGATATTGATTAAGTAATATCTGCAGCTCTGAGCAGCCATTTCTCTTATCCTGTCTAGCTGGAAGTCCTGTGGTTATTCCTCACTCCCAAATCAACTGTCATCACTTCTGTTAGCAGTACCACCGTCTTCCCAGTGCCCTCAAGACTGAAAACTTCAGAATTCACCTTCCATTGTCTCACCATCTCCACTCCCTAATCTTCAGCTCCAATCAATTATCTGTTCCTTTGAATAATCATTTATAGTATGCTTTACTATGGACCTGGTTCTAGACAAAGAGTCCTTGCCCTCTTAGTTAATACTGTCTGGTTGAGAAATGCtaacaatatttctctttcttgcttcTCTGCAGACTACTGAAGGGTAGAGTGGAAGGCAGAGACAACAACATATAAAACAGAACCTCCTGAGTTAGGAGCTTGTCCCCATGGTGGGAGGAGTTCAGGAACAGGCTAGAAGGCCTGGCACAATGAGTTGAATGTTAActcaatttattcatttaaaaagtatttaccaAGTGCTGGACACAATGCCAAGCTCTCTGTTAGGTAGCAAAGGACCTGCTCAGATGAATTAGGGTAGGTTCTGTCATAGAGTTACTCACAATCTAGTGGAGGACAGACAAGGAAATCAGTCATTACAGCCCAATACGCCAAGTGCTGTCATGGAATTTGAACTGAGGGTTCTGGGGCAGAAGAATGTAGGATTGACCCTGCCTAGGGGTCTGGGGCCTCACAGAGCCAGAGGGACTAGAACTGTGTTTACCTCCAAGGCTGAAGAGATtaggggcccaggaagggggTTGAGTTGTCCACAGCCATTCCAAGGTGAGGAATCATCAGGTCCACAGGCAGGAAGCTAGAAAGCTTTTTCAGAGCAGTAATTGTTTGAAATGGCTTAAGCTTTGAGGTTTGGAATGGGTGAAAGGAGCAATGGATGTCCAGGCAGCAGATGACTGGCAGAGGGAAGTACCTGAGGAGTCCAGGAAGGAGGGCCAAGGGAGTTTCAAAGTAGAGAAATCACATGATAGACTGAGTTTTAGTTAAATAACCGGATGGTCTCTAATGTCCCCTCTCTTCCCTGAGATTTTTTAAGTTCCAAGTGTGTTGTATAGGAAGCAGGGGCAGGACACCAAGGTTCAAGGAGAGTTCCTACCCTTTCACCCTCTCGGCAATCTGCAGAGAAGCaagagagattaaataaaatgttgattcttccaaACTTATAGTATGGGCAGACCGGCTGGTCTAGAGAACTGGGAAGAAGAGGCAGACCaaatatgtttaagaaataatattagccctgctggcgtggctcactgattgaggatcaacctatgaaccaggtcatggtttgattccctgtcagggcacatgcccaggtttcggactcgatccccagtgtggggcgtgataaaagcagctgatcaatgattctctctcatcattgatgcttccatctctctctccctctccctctcccttcctctctgaaatcaataaaaatattatttaaaaaagaaataatattaaatattaattaaaatgcatTCTATTGCTTGTACAATCATGTGTATGTGGACCTTAAAGTAGCCTCGCTTTGCATTCTACTAGAAGGCAGGAAGTTtgctagctcagcggttctcaacctgtgggtcgcgacccctttggcggtcgaacgccCCTTTCataggggtggcctaagaccatcctgcatatcagatatttacatgacgattcataacagtagcaacattacagttatgaaatagcaacgaaaataattttatgattgggtcacaacatgaggaactgtatttaaagggccagaaggttgagaaccactggcctagctcATCTTGGCATTTCTAGCACCTAACACAGAATCAGGTgactcagaggaggaggaagggagggaaagggagggaggagattgCTTTTTGGAAACACCCTTTTTCAGCGGCCCTTCCCAAGCTCCGGATCTATGACCTCCCACCAGCAGGTGGCAAGATAGTTCCTGCTCCCCTTGAAAGAGTGGGGTGGGCGGAGCATCCAAGGTCGGCGCGCGCAGCCTTCGACCCTTTTTTCTTGGTGCACCGGAAAGAGGCGGTCCTCTTTCTTTGCCTAGCGCAGCCATGGTAAGACAACTTTTTGGCGAGCTCTTGGGATACCATCAGCCTCCATCCTCCCAGGGCCGGGACTGTCCGGAGTTTTGGGGCCCTCTCAGGGAGTGCCCGGGCGGAGGCAAACGGGGTTTGGCCTGCAGGGTTGGCCCAGGCGGGCTGGAGAGCGACGGAGGAGGTGATAGGTGGCTCTGGCGGGAAGGCCTTGGTCTCTGGCGGGCCACGCATACTTCCCCGGCTGGGAGGAGCGGCTTTCTAATCAGGCCGGGACCTGGAGGGCCAGGGCTGGTGGGCAGCAGCTGCAACTGGCAGAAAAGGATTTTCTTCGTCATTGTCTTTTTGACACGGCCTTACTTTGCGAACTGAGGCCAGTAAGCATCTGTACACAGCATTCAATAGGCTTCCGCATTTTAAAGTGAAAGCCAGTGTTGGCttttggctttggggtgaagggAAGCAGCTGTTGGCACGTGGTTGTGCTGAGATCAGGTTCATCGCCACCAGACGCTCGTGTTGGGAAAACTTTTATATTTGATCAATAAATAGAAGCACAGATTGGGTCCTGGTCCACATTTTTGTTGCCGGCTGGCTGTGTGCCAAGAAGTTCAACCCCTGTCCGTTTCACCAGTATAGTGTCCTAGAAAAAGTAAAAGCTTAGAGAAGCAGACACACTTTTAAGCAGTAACATGAAAATACTTACAAAACTCTTCCCCAGGCTCGTGGTCCCAAGAAGCATCTGAAGCGTGTAGCAGCTCCAAAGCATTGGATGCTGGATAAACTGACTGGTGTGTTTGTAAGTATCATTATATTGTAATTTTGTTTCAAGGGGCAGTTTTACTGAGATACAATTGATACAATTTAAGGGACACATTGTATACTATTACGTTCCTTTATGTCAGACATCCTTGATTGATGTGTTCATAATGTTTCCTGCAGTGCCTCCCATAAGATTTCTGTACCTCATTTATTCCACATACCACATAGTACACTTACATGGACTCAGGACTCACATGTACTTAACAGGCCTGGTCCTTTGAAGGGggagaaatattataaaattttaaggtATGGAATAGTGTAAGCTTTAAATACCTCTTGTTGACCTAAATTGGAGGGGGGCGTTGATGGACAGTCTAGGTAATGGATCTCGGGATTTGGAAGGTGGATTTGTGTGAATCCCAATAGCTTGAGagggtgttttttaaaatcatttcacaggCTCCTCGGCCATCTACGGGTCCCCACAAGCTGAGAGAATGTCTCCCTCTCATCATTTTCTTAAGGAACAGACTTAAGTATGCTCTAACAGGAGATGAAGTAAAGAAGATCTGCATGCAGCGGTTTATTAAGATTGATGGCAAGGTCCGAACCGATATAACCTACCCTGCTGGTTTTATGGGTAAGTGGTTAGTACTTGGCTCCTTAAAACATTAAGTAGCTCTCATTATTAGCCTTAGGAATCCATGTTGTTTTAAAtgggaagcattttattttttcttattgtggTATAGTTATGCAACATGGGATAGTGGGGTCACTATAGTAACCTTAGTTACTATTTGATATCAGATGTCATCAGCATTGACAAGACTGGAGAGAACTTCCGCCTGATCTATGACACTAAGGGCCGCTTTGCAGTTCATCGTATTACTCCTGAGGAGGCCAAGGTGAGTGCAAGCAGACTGGGTTTTCATTCAGTAAAATTACTTAGGTACATGGGCTGGTCTATTGGGGTGAGATAGGTAAATTAAGATTACTTAAAATCTTGTATCTGGAAATGTCCAGTTAACAATTTGGTTAAATTCTATCATATATGCAATTTCCTGTTGTGTTATTAAAAGCATTTCTAATAGCTGTATAGCAGTCTGTTGCTGGATGTCTAATAACTGACCCCCATTTCAAGTTAACAGATTTTTAAGACAGAGATAAATTCCAGTTgaattgtgacttcctggttgTCTTTTTTAAAGGCAAGGATTTATGACTACCTAAAATAAGGGTCCTCTAAGGATAAAGGACTAGAAAACCAATATCTAGTCCAATCCAGTTGGCCCTTTGTCATGTCTCCATTACTCTGGAAGGGGAAAGGTGTTAATGGAGGAGACTAAAAATCCTTGGGCACTATTTTGAGATAGCTTGAAAAAAGATTATAGACATTGGTTGTTGTATGAAATTTGTTGTGATGGTTTACACAAAGGTTTATGGTTTCTTGAATTATTGGCTGTAAATGAAGGTTGATGTGTGTGATTCAACTCCTAACTTCCTTAGCTGCCTTGTTATTGGCAGGCTGGAGGGTATGTTCATGACATCGGGGTGATTTGATTTAGTTTAAAATGTCAGGGAATGATAAATCCAAAGCTGAAACATTTTGTGAGGTATTTGTAGATTGGATTAACTTCTAATGCAATTGCAGTTCTTGAGACACTCAGTTGTGATGCACAGGGAGCCACTAAGAGGCACTTTTTAGGAATGGCGAGGGAAGAATTCAGGGGCTCCATGAGGCTTAAACAGCCTGGGGAAAGGAGGGTGATCAGCCCACTCCATGGAGGAATTAGGATTTATGGTGCCTTCGTGCCTTGGATTTTAACATGGGGTGATGTGCTGCTACAAGGAAAATCCCACTGTGACATTAGCCTAGAGAGAGGCGCAATGTACAAGATAAATTTGTGGAGGGTGGCAAGAAAAGTCAAGGACCCATTCTGCTGTCGTTCAGGAAACCAGCACTTCCTATGTAGAGCTGATGCCTTTGGCTGCTGATTGCATTTTTAACCTGGCAGTTTGTGGCTTTGAAAGAACCTTTTTGTCCACTGTGGAGCATAGTGCATGTGCACTAGACTAAATGAAGCTAACCTTTGTGTGTTTCTAGTACAAGTTGTGCAAAGTGAGGAAGATCTTTGTGGGCACAAAAGGAATCCCTCATCTGGTAACCCATGATGCTCGCACCATCCGCTACCCTGATCCCCTCATCAAGGTGAACGACACCATTCAGATTGATTTGGAGACAGGCAAAATTACTGATTTCATCAAGTTTGACACTGGTAAGCAAGCCTCTACACTACCTGGGCATTCTCTTGAAAGCCCAGCTGTAAGAGCtgtctgggttttttgttttgttttattttttccatcaccatttatcccttctgTGCCATCTTCCCTGCAGGAGCTGTTCTTtgcttttctctccccccacccccacccctttttaagaatttttttattaattacattTCATCAGTCATCACTTGCACAGGGCCTAGGTACAGAGTTTTTGTTTGAATCTTCCAGGTGATTCCCATGCGCCTAGTTAGCAACAGAAGCTAGATGTCCTTTGTTGTAAGGGAAACTGGAGAGTGTAGCTACTCTAAGGCCCAAATGCTCAGAATATTCTGGATGGCTGAGGTGAAGCCTGGCAAAGCATATTCTCAGCCCTGTTCTAGATGTCTCAAATTCCCCTATCCGTGGAAACAGCTTGAGGGCTGGGCAGGTAAGTCTGGTGAAAAAGCAAGCCAGCCTCTTTGTAACAAGAGCTCTTGTTAATGCTGTCATTGTGCCTTGGAAGAACAGCATAGTCTAGGCAAGACATAGTTTGGACCTGGCAAGGTGGGTGCAGTAGAGTTCACATTTGTTAGGTGTGTAGGAGGGATGGGAGAAATCTTAACAGGCCTGGCTTGGGTAACAGATCCACAGGAGTAAATTTGAATGAGAGAAGGGATTAATGAACTTACACCTGTCTCTGTCATGTAATACACTCGGTTGTAATAGCAGATTATTCCTTCTTGCCTAGGTAACTTGTGCATGGTGACCGGCGGTGCTAACCTGGGAAGAATTGGCGTAATCACCAACAGGGAGAGGCATCCTGGTTCTTTTGACGTAGTTCATGTGAAAGATGCCAATGGCAACAGTTTTGCCACCCGGCTCTCCAACATTTTTGTAATTGGCAAAGTAAGTCTTGGGTTTCCCTTCTCTCCAGTCTAAGGAAAACCTGTAAGTGCAGGTATTGCTGGGATTGCAGCTCCCGACGGACTGACTGGCTGTGCAGAACCTAGTGTGAAGCTTCTTCTGGGATAGGGCTCACATAGAGTGGGGCTGGGCAGACCTGTGCTTTTTTAATGTTGCAGAAGCAGCGGGAGGGCTGATCACCTTGGTTGGTAAAAAGTGCCAATGGCGATCATCAGCCTTGTAGATTTTGCATTTACGTATATGGGCAGCAGGTTTAGGGGAATGGCTCCAAGTAGTGAATGTTTCTGAAAAACCAGCATCCAAGTGTCCGAAGACTTCTTGGCTATTGCTAAGTGCTTTCACAAGCAGGCTTCTGTTCCTTTAAATGACATGATAAATGTGCTGAACTGCTAATGGAGTTGGTGTATAGCAGGTTTTGATTCTTGTTTTCTCCTTCAGGGCAACAAACCTTGGATTTCCTTACCCCGTGGAAAGGGTATCCGCCTCACCATTGCTGAAGAGAGAGACAAGAGACTGGCGGCCAAACAGAGCAGTGGCTGAAATGAGCTCTAGGTGACATGATTGGAAAAGTCTTTGTACTTAATTAAAGATAATACAGCATGATTAATTGCCTTTTTGGTATGAGAGggttgggttttttatttttttaatttagtttcctGCTATTCTACTTTATAACATGTAAAGCAGATGGAATTTTTCAGACATTCTATTTACCTTCCTGTGTCTGTTACAGGCTGGGCTTGGGTAGGAGAACACACCTGACAAAGAAGGAACAGCAGCCCTTGACTTGGCCAAGACCTTGTCTACCCTGTTAAGTCTTCCtgactttaaaagaaaatcagtgcCTTCCTTTATCTCTGGTCTTCCTGCCACTGCTGTCCTCAACTCCAACCTCAGGTCTCTGCAAAACAGAAAGTGTATGGAAAATAAACTTGTTCCTGCTTTCTTGACCCTGTAATGTCAGGTGGGACTTGACTGCCAAACCCCAAAAGTGCCCCTGCTGTAAGGTGCCAGGTCCTATACCTATTCATCTCAAGCCCTGGGTCTTCTCCaaaaattattttgccttttGCTGTTAGCCTTCTCAACCAGCAATTATTCCCATTACACTATAAAGCATGTCTTGCAAAAACCAAAAGCAACTTTGTCTCCCATAGCCAGGCTTCCCAACCTTCACATTCATTTAATGTCATTATTTGCTACAATCTATGCAGGCttcctaaatcagtggttctcaaccttctggccttttaaatacagttagttcctcatgttgtgacccaaccataaaattactttcgttgctacttcataactggaatgttgctactgttatgaattgtaatgtgaatatctgataggcaggatggtcttaggggacccctgtgaaagggtcgtttgacccccaaaggggtcgcgacccacaggttgagaaccgctgccctaagtcATCCCACCGTGACAGGTTTGGGGTTGAAAAACTTGGACATATTTCTCCATCTGAGGCATGCATGATGCATCTGTGCCAAATCACTATATTTAACTGGGGGTGTCTAATGGTCATCCCTGATTTCCCCGGCCTGTGGTTCAGAGAAGAGGCCTGCTGAGGAACTGTCTTGGCCCCTGCCTGAGTCAAGAGTGGCAGAATACTGGTCTGGAATAACTGAACATCATCCAAATCAGTCATCTAAAGGAGGCATATCCAGGAGTCTCAAGCCCAGATTTGGCCACACAGGACTCTCCTGTTTGACAAATTGCAAACTCCAAATCACCACTGGCAGGGGCCTCAGGACCTCCGCT
The sequence above is a segment of the Myotis daubentonii chromosome X, mMyoDau2.1, whole genome shotgun sequence genome. Coding sequences within it:
- the RPS4X gene encoding small ribosomal subunit protein eS4, X isoform, with protein sequence MARGPKKHLKRVAAPKHWMLDKLTGVFAPRPSTGPHKLRECLPLIIFLRNRLKYALTGDEVKKICMQRFIKIDGKVRTDITYPAGFMDVISIDKTGENFRLIYDTKGRFAVHRITPEEAKYKLCKVRKIFVGTKGIPHLVTHDARTIRYPDPLIKVNDTIQIDLETGKITDFIKFDTGNLCMVTGGANLGRIGVITNRERHPGSFDVVHVKDANGNSFATRLSNIFVIGKGNKPWISLPRGKGIRLTIAEERDKRLAAKQSSG